The sequence GGCGAATTGAGTAGTTTAACCCCCTTGGGGTCATGCCTGGATTGTTGATATAAATAACATCATCTCCCAGATCATAAGCGCCTAAGTTGCCGGCAAGTCCTGGGGAAAGCCAATTAGGGGCAGTCACAGCAGCCGGCCAAAGCAAGGTAACTTTCCCACCGGCAACGGCTAATTTTTCATTGCTTTGATAGGCTGAATAAAGCACGCTTAACCAGTTAGGGCCGGCAATGGCATCATCATCGAGGTAAGCTAAAATCTCGCCGACAGCCACGCTTGCGCCCGTGTTCCGTGCCACCGAAAGGCCCACGACAGGTTCATAAACATATTTCAAAATTGAGTGAGAAAGTCGTTGTGCCACAACTTCCGAGGTTCGATCAATCGACGCATTATCCACAACCACCACTTCAAAACTTGGGAAATCCTGCTGCAGTAAACTATCAATAGCAGCGCCTAAATAGGTGTCTCGATTGTGG is a genomic window of Microcoleus sp. FACHB-672 containing:
- a CDS encoding glycosyltransferase; protein product: MPVPLVSAIICTHNRDTYLGAAIDSLLQQDFPSFEVVVVDNASIDRTSEVVAQRLSHSILKYVYEPVVGLSVARNTGASVAVGEILAYLDDDAIAGPNWLSVLYSAYQSNEKLAVAGGKVTLLWPAAVTAPNWLSPGLAGNLGAYDLGDDVIYINNPGMTPRGLNYSIRRSFLAQIGGFDLNLGRVGKKLLSNEELHMTELALQQGWQVAYLPDALVAHNVAPDRINPSWFLQRGWWQGISECYRERLAGDAGVRQLGRGGERFVRGLYKSLKYFNDPAQRFDNIVYSYGQIGYLSATIQGLLFAPKETKRQ